One segment of Odontesthes bonariensis isolate fOdoBon6 chromosome 1, fOdoBon6.hap1, whole genome shotgun sequence DNA contains the following:
- the kif28 gene encoding kinesin-like protein KIF28 isoform X4 — MLEIYNEQVVDLLSRGSRAPCGLRVREEQQRGFYVEGLRTIPCESAPQVEQLMEQGTRTRTTAATHMNANSSRSHMLIILQLKQIFSKESITKQSNINMVDLAGSERQRSSGSEADRLKEGTAINLSLTTLGNVISALADMAVGKKVVHIPYRDSVLTKLLQSALGGNSRTVVIATLSPADICYEESLSTLRYAERAKRIQNRAVVNESPTERLIKELKAENARLLQRLSRMGQEGRRASDESKELRQLLTHNELQIRAIQTLWEQHLQEALKDWEQQYANITQERRMMQMHPYILNINEDAQLSGVVKLFIQEGEWGIGLCDSSPRSIPIRGLGIQERHAVFRNEQRQVTLTPLAGSKVIINGNAVSQTTELQHLDRLILGSNCTYLFIGYPSERGVDDWSRYDYDYFQSELAAAEGIHLGESSAGSSQTDPSLLAVFYDYIKLMPMVAEANQMSQELSKGVEFKLEIKNLTLSDSKGHDLQKDIVVRVTSKGSKQVWMWSKAKFVNRKFLMEETYQQHQAEQSEDNRVEGLSVVTLPRDKDPFWDPVEPLLLGTAHLWLQSLAFRIPLEEQLEVLGSEGTEEAILQAELVPCTSTGLPLGEDDILIDPSEVLGRRMDFQLVLDQCCGVRWIREARNRGVQIGFRLFDCSQPLYTPAVWHNINPLLDHRVHFVSPHASQRLLDYLQSSAVVLELWGLQEGCTNLRSSLEAMRMTAEGIFIIDEEGSPEAAAVDSAELSCSVRALQQDLEELKSVNASLRKENHSLREQLHSTRNGGESGRVRLLRPSCDAEFARALKVFYHSMTSVRAQLQRLRRHRPSEESDLLGLRQFVDEQSRLLRDFSEQLEQSVSTLKQDVAAIVRRKRERSGTWS, encoded by the exons ATGTTGGAAATCTATAATGAGCAG GTGGTTGACCTGCTGTCTCGAGGGTCTCGTGCTCCATGTGGACTCCGGGTCAGAGAGGAGCAGCAAAGAGGCTTCTATGTGGAGGGTCTTCGTACAATCCCGTGTGAGAGTGCACCACAG GTGGAGCAGTTGATGGAACAGGGGACCAGGACTCGAACCACGGCCGCCACTCACATGAACGCCAACAGTAGTCGCTCACACATGCTCATTATCCTCCAGCTCAAACAG ATCTTCTCTAAAGAGAGCATCACGAAGCAGTCCAACATTAACATGGTGGACCTGGCGGGCAGTGAGCGCCAACGGTCCTCGGGGTCAGAAGCTGACAGACTCAAAGAGGGCACGGCCATCAACCTGAGCCTCACCACCCTGGGCAACGTCATCAG CGCTCTGGCTGACATGGCGGTGGGGAAGAAAGTTGTCCACATTCCTTACAGAGACTCAGTTCTCacaaagctgctgcagtctgcttTAGGGGGCAACAGTCGCACCGTCGTG ATTGCCACCCTAAGCCCTGCTGATATCTGCTACGAGGAGTCTCTCTCCACCCTCCGCTATGCTGAGAG GGCAAAACGTATCCAGAACCGGGCAGTAGTGAATGAGAGCCCCACTGAGCGGCTCATCAAAGAGCTGAAGGCTGAGAACGCCAGACTGCTGCAGCGACTGAGCCGAATGGGACAGGAGGGACGAAGAGCCAGCGACGAGAGCA AGGAGCTTCGTCAGCTTCTGACCCACAATGAGCTCCAGATCAGAGCCATTCAGACTCTGTGGGAACAACACCTGCAGGAGGCGCTGAAAGACTGGGAGCAGCAGTATGCCAACATCACACag GAGAGGAGGATGATGCAGATGCATCCCTACATCCTGAACATTAACGAGGATGCTCAGCTGTCAGGGGTCGTTAAGCTTTTCATCCAGGAGG gtgagTGGGGCATCGGGCTCTGTGACTCCTCCCCACGATCCATCCCTATCAGGGGCTTAgg TATCCAGGAGCGTCATGCTGTGTTCAGGAATGAGCAGCGGCAGGTAACACTGACCCCACTGGCAGGGTCAAAGGTCATCATCAATGGGAACGCTGTCTCCCAAACAACTGAACTGCAGCACCTG gATCGTCTGATTTTAGGTTCCAACTGTACCTACCTGTTCATTGGCTATCCATCCGAGAGGGGCGTGGATGACTGGAGCCGTTATGATTACGATTACTTCCAGTctgaactggctgctgctgagggcatCCATCTGG GTGAGTCCAGTGCTGGATCTTCTCAGACAGACCCCAGTCTTCTCGCAGTCTTCTACGACTACATCAAACTGATGCCCATGGTGGCGGAGGCCAACCAGATGAGCCAGGAACTTAGCAAG GGGGTGGAGTTTAAGCTTGAGATCAAGAATCTGACGCTGTCGGACTCCAAAGGTCACGATCTTCAGAAAGACATTGTTGTCAGAGTCACCTCTAAGGGAAGCAAACAG GTTTGGATGTGGTCCAAGGCCAAGTTTGTCAACCGCAAGTTTCTCATGGAGGAAACCTaccagcagcaccaggctgAGCAGAGCGAAGACAAC AGAGTAGAAGGGTTGTCAGTTGTAACATTACCCAGAGACAAAGATCCATTCTGGGATCCAGTTGAGCCTCTGCTCCTTGGCACTGCTCACCTCTGGCTTCAGTCTTTGGCCTTCCGCATCCCTCTGGAAGAGCAACTAGAG GTGTTGGGGTCAGAGGGCACAGAGGAAGCCATTTTACAAGCAGAGCTGGTTCCATGCACTTCCACTGGACT CCCTCTGGGTGAAGATGACATCCTGATTGACCCATCTGAGGTACTGGGACGAAGAATGGACTTCCAGCTGGTCCTGGATCAGTGCTGTGGGGTTCGCTGGATCAGAGAGGCTCGCAATCGAGGTGTTCAGATCGG TTTCAGGTTATTTGACTGCAGCCAGCCTCTCTACACTCCAGCAGTGTGGCATAACATCAATCCACTGTTGGATCACAGGGTCCACTTTGTGTCCCCCCATGCCTCCCAACGTCTGCTGGACTACCTGCAGAGCAGCGCTGTGGTGCTGGAGCTCTGGGGCCTTCAAG AGGGCTGCACTAACCTGAGGTCATCCCTGGAGGCAATGAGGATGACTGCAGAGGGCATCTTCATCATCGATGAGGAAGGTTCACCAGAAGCTGCA gctGTGGACTCTGCAGAGCTCAGTTGCTCAGTCAGAGCTCTTCAACAGGACTTAGAGGAACTAAAGAGTGTTAATGCTTCTCTGAGGAAAGAAAATCACAGTCTGAGAGAGCAATTACACTCGACCAGGAACG GTGGAGAGAGTGGGCGCGTTCGGTTGCTGCGGCCCAGCTGTGACGCAGAGTTTGCTCGTGCTCTGAAAGTGTTCTACCACAGTATGACCTCAGTAAGGGCTCAGCTGCAGCGCCTCCGCAGACACAGGCCCAGT GAGGAGTCGGACCTGCTGGGACTCAGACAGTTTGTGGATGAGCAGAGTCGTCTGCTGAGAGACTTCTCAGAGCAGCTGGAGCAGAGCGTCTCCACACTCAAACAAGACGTAGCCGCCATCGTCCGTCGCAAACGGGAGCGATCGGGAACCTGGTCTTGA